A DNA window from Vanacampus margaritifer isolate UIUO_Vmar chromosome 19, RoL_Vmar_1.0, whole genome shotgun sequence contains the following coding sequences:
- the mia3 gene encoding transport and Golgi organization protein 1 homolog isoform X3 — protein sequence MAAKHFYRKGFLLLLFNFISTAALEKRFSDFKRCADEECSMLLCRGKAVEDFLGPDCRFLSFKKSETVYVYYKLSGQRADMWAGSVGNVFGYFPMDLLAVNHVYTDKEVELPTEETDFVCFDTGLDQFDNYDIDSLLSFSTEENNNENKRNPDETQVPQDVAIDTRPPEEEAVNDSEEGTEDDMTSDDQSASFLQLDLENESQEEENVPDTDVTPYDTDDAADDETNEQITTTDSFLEDAELERETKDVHKEHKEESLPKDDLASEHITGSTSQGEKISELETTFGSTFDAVTTDAEATTKVTPFEQEENEVFEDHSDRHADEGQATQLLPFSEEEADTSIVAEGDTAKPDDERVTSTPFDESVSAESDPEWTDQEISSEEEDLEEEPESETPLSQEEPQNDESVFVVSPDSHFAHPKENKDPENLGPFHTGSLDSLSSDPKDHAAPDHLDPISTDSLDSLHVDQMETQVEEVLFDPEENGGGLAMKHEETPAETPKPADELLRQGEGNVHSAFDSASVPQAASHKKLTEHSPKNELTKEVGVAKEQTHDNRVVMEDKNELKEALRQSETQTYEAPETNRDVPSKETLDSFNKPDNKAALADVLLQKQFLSDYERHQQNEPHMDEEKADMDEDKRKEREELLEDENALSVNPLPETSPRDTSHPEPVYSDSIQRLTLLHGHHTEQKMLRLQKFLGLNNLYKVESMFSDLDTELKATRLAHKGTAQDLEDVLGDILETSESTILDEVENMLHEKIFHSKHPTYDEKQLKDMAANGTEILDDFQKLAVSLGQKHFAAMESATLAEEKTEVKIDMVITDKPDVSVKDDLPHVVELEKNPDMPEMESDDGNHTATELVKQAAEIDQEVQNRLDDEHTTPDISVGEDGGHFNKNNENQPGFSVADEKFPQATLESPLEKGLGEVERLSSGSLDSIEPRPEFLEDQVGLLSDVFTFLGWAATVIQAKIAEWTILVISLLPEEWKPGETLYGCPWQAVIITAVVGLLTFTIFFWKSVLVVKRREYLVDEKQMATQIRALKKEKDDALTRMNDLQKQTEELKETQKDSAEAVSCAVKKTKKLESQISEAEKRYEGLLEEKKTYQKLIDEEKENSIQIGNKIKKLEKSNEKLELSRKKVQEALAKTTVLLDEAKIREDARSVQHKSLNKEYAGLKEENKNLKVTIKEWEDKHTALSEQIKVYQKAQKELEDSVVLKDHNVEVLSELLADLDACELQKNDGKVLVNGEVAPDKKTAVKNRIKQMMDVSRVQTTLTVIEEERDRFMSKLLNEEKMRKALEEKHQELEHSIATLKSEKSHVEGQFKVLEQKNEIMVEMYQQKENALQQRLTKEELERRSKENMLSEVGGKAVEAEEQVKVLRQRIHEMEEQMKKTEEVYKEQIKEQENKTHSNWVNARNSERALNQEKLESSKLREKLAGLTSQLNERRAPLFRPNSGQAANPRQGDSYGPSPVSGGAPSPPLMIEGPRRPPSAPVGRRIDPYGPRPPSDPHSRYPGMDMSGPRSSSPANLDVSGPGSFLASPIRDSPGLMNQGPPPPGLGLHDPLFPPGPHGRLPPGGPYRHPRPPLYHPPHGPPPNVPLPPPGPPLPANGHPGMPLPGPMGGDFGPRPANGHSFQPRPGPGHIMDPRGLPPPPFRPPHHFGPMPHGPRGPMGPRPPFPPDMRYPGPREHGGPLPDLPPVVPPHPGRSEAFGQPPAATRGSAGGPPPKREASQDSARPAMVEP from the exons tgCTCCTTTGTCGGGGAAAAGCAGTGGAAGATTTCTTAGGACCGGACTGTCGGTTCTTGTCATTCAAGAAATCAGAGACTGTCTATGTATATTATAAATTGTCAGGACAAAGGGCTGACATGTGGGCCGGGAGT GTTGGAAATGTCTTTGGATATTTCCCAATGGACCTCCTGGCTGTCAACCATGTTTATACAGATAAAGAAGTTGAACTTCCAACAGAG GAAACAGATTTTGTCTGTTTTGACACAGGATTAGACCAATTTGATAACTACGACATAGATTCACTGTTGAGTTTTTCAACGGAGGAgaacaataatgaaaataaacggAATCCTGATGAAACCCAAGTGCCACAGGACGTTGCGATAGACACAAGGCCACCAGAGGAGGAGGCGGTGAATGACAGTGAAGAAGGAACTGAGGATGACATGACCTCAGATGATCAAAGTGCCTCTTTTCTTCAACTCGATttggaaaatgaatctcaagaagaagaaaacgtgCCTGACACAGACGTTACACCCTATGACACTGACGACGCTGCTGATGACGAAACGAATGAGCAAATAACCACCACAGACTCTTTCCTTGAAGATGCGGAGTTAGAGCGTGAAACCAAAGATGTTCACAAAGAACACAAGGAGGAATCTCTACCCAAAGATGATCTTGCATCGGAACATATTACAGGCTCAACTTCGCAAGGAGAGAAAATATCTGAGTTAGAAACTACTTTTGGATCAACTTTTGATGCTGTCACCACAGATGCTGAAGCCACCACTAAAGTCACTCCATTTGAACAGGAGGAGAATGAAGTGTTTGAAGATCATTCTGATCGACACGCTGACGAGGGACAAGCAACTCAATTGCTTCCTTTTTCAGAAGAAGAAGCTGACACTTCCATAGTTGCAGAAGGTGACACAGCAAAACCTGATGATGAGAGGGTCACATCAACGCCTTTTGATGAGAGTGTTTCTGCTGAGAGTGACCCAGAGTGGACTGACCAAGAAATAAGttcagaagaagaagatttgGAAGAAGAACCTGAGTCTGAAACTCCTCTAAGTCAAGAGGAACCACAAAATGACGAATCAGTCTTTGTAGTTTCACCTGATTCTCACTTTGCACATCCTAAAGAAAACAAAGACCCAGAGAACCTTGGTCCATTCCATACTGGGTCACTGGATTCTCTTTCTTCAGATCCTAAAGATCACGCCGCGCCAGATCACCTAGATCCAATATCTACAGATTCACTAGATTCTCTTCATGTAGATCAAATGGAAACACAGGTTGAGGAAGTCTTGTTTGATCCCGAGGAGAATGGTGGCGGCCTAGCGATGAAGCATGAAGAAACTCCAGCTGAAACACCAAAACCTGCCGATGAGCTGCTACGTCAAGGCGAGGGTAACGTTCACAGTGCATTTGATTCTGCATCAGTACCTCAAGCTGCATCGCACAAGAAATTAACAGAACACAGTCCGAAGAATGAGCTGACAAAAGAAGTCGGCGTCGCTAAAGAACAGACGCATGACAACAGGGTTGTAATGGAGGATAAAAACGAGTTGAAAGAAGCTTTACGCCAAAGTGAAACTCAAACATACGAAGCTCCCGAAACAAACCGTGACGTGCCTTCAAAGGAGACATTGGATTCATTTAATAAGCCTGACAATAAAGCAGCATTAGCTGACGTCCTACTTCAAAAGCAATTCCTTTCAGATTATGAACGCCATCAACAGAACGAGCCACATATGGATGAGGAAAAAGCAGATATGGATGAAGACAAACGTAAGGAAAGAGAAGAGCTACTTGaagatgaaaatgcactttcagtCAACCCGTTGCCAGAAACAAGTCCACGTGATACCTCGCACCCTGAGCCAGTCTACAGCGACAGCATACAGAGGCTGACTCTGCTGCACGGTCATCACACTGAACAGAAGATGCTGCGTTTACAAAAGTTTCTTGGTCTCAACAATCTTTACAAAGTAGAGTCTATGTTCTCGGACCTGGACACTGAGTTAAAGGCCACCCGTCTCGCACATAAAGGGACGGCGCAAGACCTCGAAGATGTGCTTGGGGACATCTTAGAAACCTCTGAAAGTACCATCTTGGATGAAGTTGAGAACATGCTGCATGAGAAGATTTTCCATAGCAAGCACCCCACATATGATGAGAAGCAGCTAAAGGATATGGCGGCTAACGGAACGGAAATACTGGACGACTTCCAGAAGCTGGCAGTCAGTTTAGGACAGAAGCATTTTGCAGCAATGGAGAGCGCAACTTTGGCAGAAGAGAAAACCGAAGTTAAGATTGACATGG TCATTACAGACAAACCTGACGTGAGCGTCAAAGATGATTTGCCTCATGTTGTCGAATTGGAGAAGAATCCTGACATGCCAGAGATGGAGAGTGATGATGGCAACCATACTGCAACAGAGCTTGTGAAACAGGCGGCAGAAATTGATCAAGAAGTGCAGAACCGCTTGGACGACGAGCATACCACACCGGATATTAGTGTGGGGGAAGATGGTGGACACTTCAATAAAAATAACGAAAACCAGCCGGGTTTCAGCGTGGCAGACGAGAAGTTTCCTCAAGCCACATTGGAAAGTCCCTTAGAAAAGGGTCTTGGAGAAGTGGAGCGCTTGTCCTCAG GGTCTTTGGACTCCATCGAGCCACGGCCTGAATTTCTTGAGGATCAAGTGGGATTACTGTCAGATGTGTTCACTTTTCTGGGTTGGGCTGCTACAGTGATCCAGGCTAAAATTGCCGAGTGGACCATTCTT GTGATTTCACTGCTGCCGGAAGAGTGGAAGCCTGGGGAAACCTTGTATGGCTGTCCTTGGCAGGCTGTCATTATCACTGCTGTGGTTGGCCTACTAACCTTCACCATCTTCTTCTGGAAATCCGTGCTAGTG GTAAAGAGGAGGGAATATCTTG TGGATGAAAAACAGATGGCCACTCAAATCCGAGCacttaaaaaagagaaagatgATGCACTGACCCGAATGAATGATCTCCAGAAACAG acTGAAGAGCTGAAAGAAACCCAAAAGGACTCTGCAGAAGCTGTTAGTTGTGCagtgaaaaagacaaaaaaattggaG aGTCAGATTTCGGAAGCTGAAAAAAGGTACGAGGGCTTGTTGGAGGAAAAGAAGACATACCAAAAACTAAtagatgaagaaaaagaaaactcaatACAAATTGGCAATAAG attaaaaaattgGAGAAGTCAAACGAGAAGCTTGAGCTGAGCAGAAAGAAAGTTCAGGAAGCTTTAGCTAAG ACGACCGTACTCCTTGATGAGGCCAAGATCCGGGAAGATGCACGCAGTGTTCAGCACAAAAGCCTTAACAAGGAGTATGCAGGACTGAAAGAAGAGAATAAAAAT CTTAAAGTAACCATAAAAGAGTGGGAGGACAAACACACCGCACTGAGCGAGCAGATTAAAGTCTACCAGAAGGCTCAGAAAGAGCTGGAGGACTCCGTGGTGCTCAAAGATCACAATGTGGAG GTTTTGTCCGAGCTCCTGGCAGACCTCGACGCCTGTGAGTTGCAAAAAAACGACGGCAAGGTATTGGTGAATGGAGAAGTAGCACCTG ATAAGAAGACTGCAGTAAAGAACAGGATCAAACAGATGATGGATGTCTCCAGG GTCCAGACCACGCTCACAGTGATCGAAGAGGAGCGTGACCGCTTCATGTCCAAACTGCTTAACGAGGAAAAGATGAGAAAGGCTCTGGAAG AAAAACACCAGGAGCTTGAACACAGCATCGCAACCCTCAAAAGTGAGAAGAGCCATGTGGAAGGCCAGTTCAAAGTCCTCGAGCAGAAGAATGAAATCATGGTGGAGATGTACCAGCAAAAGGAGAACGCTCTGCAGCA GAGGCTCACGAAGGAGGAGCTGGAGCGCCGCAGCAAAGAGAACATGCTGTCGGAGGTGGGCGGCAAAGCCGTGGAGGCCGAGGAGCAAGTCAAAGTTCTGCGTCAGCGCATTCATGAGATGGAGGAGCAGATGAAGAAGACGGAGGAAGTCTATAAAGAGCAG ataaaagaACAGGAAAACAAGACTCACTCCAACTGG GTGAATGCTCGTAACTCAGAGCGAGCTTTGAATCAAGAAAAGCTTGAATCTTCCAAGCTACGTGAGAA GTTGGCAGGACTGACGTCGCAGCTGAACGAGCGCCGCGCCCCTCTCTTCAGACCCAACTCGGGACAAGCTGCTAACCCTCGCCAAG GCGATTCATACGGGCCCTCTCCAGTGAGTGGGGGGGCGCCATCCCCTCCGTTAATGATCGAGGGTCCCAGGCGCCCTCCCTCGGCCCCAGTAGGGCGAAGAATTGATCCGTATG GTCCACGCCCACCATCGGACCCACACAGTCGCTATCCTGGGATGG ACATGTCGGGCCCCCGCAGTTCATCACCTGCCAACTTGGATGTTTCT GGTCCTGGATCCTTCCTGGCATCACCCATCAGGGACTCGCCTGGCCTCATGAATCAAGGACCGCCACCACCTGGCCTTGGACTCCATGATCCGCTCTTTCCTCCGGGACCCCACGGCCGCTTGCCGCCCGGCGGTCCGTACAGACATCCGAGACCGCCCCTCTACCATCCACCGCACGGGCCTCCTCCGAATGTGCCTCTGCCTCCTCCTGGGCCGCCGCTGCCCGCCAACGGGCACCCGGGCATGCCGCTGCCCGGCCCGATGGGGGGAGACTTTGGGCCCCGCCCTGCCAACGGACACTCATTCCAACCCAGACCCGGTCCAGGTCACATCATGGATCCACGGGGTCTTCCGCCGCCACCGTTCCGTCCGCCTCATCATTTTGGGCCGATGCCACATG GTCCTCGTGGGCCTATGGGACCGCGCCCCCCATTCCCTCCTGACATGCGCTACCCAGGGCCGCGCGAGCACGGTGGCCCCCTGCCGGACCTGCCGCCGGTGGTCCCGCCACATCCCGGTCGTAGCGAAGCCTTTGGCCAGCCTCCCGCCGCCACTCGCGGCTCGGCAGGAGGTCCGCCCCCAAAGCGGGAGGCCTCTCAGGACTCGGCGAGGCCAGCCATGGTCGAGCCTTAA